Below is a window of Arabidopsis thaliana chromosome 2, partial sequence DNA.
TCAATGTCCTTCTCATAGATATCTAATAGCTAAAACCTAAGTTACCTCATGCTCATGTTTCAATTCTTTGCAAGTTGCAATGTGAGGCCAACAAAGCAAGCCTGTCAAATCGTTTTCAGTCGTATCCTTAACCCTCGTGCAAATCTTTTGTCATCatttaatcttcttttgtaCTCTTTGCTCCATTATCACGGCTCTTGACCATATGCTAACAAATTAACCGTCAGGCTTTTTGGGTGTACCTGGACTTGCTTCTTGGGACTGTTCACAGTCTCGGCGAACCGCGACTGCATAAGATTCCCGCAGAACCAGAATATATCATGAAAAGATTCAGTATTATTGTTGAATATCCGGAATTATGAACTTTAGAGTTTGTGTTATggttaacaattaacaaactTTATTTATGTAACGTAATCTCACACATTGTTTTGCTACATTTGGGTTAGAAATAAGTTTGACAATCCTTTGTAACACAATGATACCATTGAGTTATTGCATCTAAAAAAACACGTGGTTTcattatttggattttggacCCAATGTCATTTTATTGGGCAGTCTTTTACGGTAAAGTCAAATCTCAGAAATGGTtggaaatatttattttccattCCTTCTTTGGTTATGTTTGTTACGTGTTGTTCTCAGCATCTCACGCTCCATAATATCTGAGCTCATCACAtaacaaaaccatttttgtcattttttcaaacaattttgGGATTTCGAAATGGACccaatgtaaaagaaaaaatttccATTAATTCTGTGTCCTAGAAAAATAGTTttgacatattttaaaattatttgaaattattaatatacCTCGTTTTAATACTATTTACTAAACTATAACAACTTAATCTGAGTTATgccaaaagtaaaaaataaacatcCTATTAAGTGTCAtgttaaaaagaatatatataataactataTCATGATATGTTTGTGATATGAAAGAAGTAAATGTAAAAATGTTTCTAGTTTAGTGATGAGTTTACGAAATTACAGAAAGGTAAGATATTGCTTCAATATTAAAGTGGATGCATTAAGTTCCATGCATGTTTCCCTTTCTCTAATTGTAATGACAAGGGACATCAAGGCTTAAATCTTGGGGCAAGATATCGCAAGCTTTTTGGAccactatattttttttctccatcttccaATTTTATTGGATGCATCAAACGCGTCTTTGGACCACAGTCGCTTTTGATTTTCACTGCAAGCTTCATTTGTTCATGCTTGAAACAGAATGGAATGTCTCAGAAATTTTACTATTGATCCAAGATACTTGATTTGTCATAAATTTCTAGGTCGGCAACTACTGCAAGTGAAAAAGGTCATCCTCATACATACAGTTGTTCTATGACGAGAATATCCGGATATTTTGTCTTGATTCATAGGACTCAATTTTGAAGATCATAGTATCAAAAAGAACTTGAAACCCGAATGAAATAGTATTCAACTTTCCGTTCTTATTAGTTTcactataaaaaaataacgaAAACTTTATTTGTATTTCGTACAAATCCAATTCAATAGtgcatttattttttccatgtGCTCCTTAGATATACTGCACGTGTAGTATTAAAATGGTTGGATGTATTTCTGGTGATGAGGCTTAAGTAGCTCATAGAATTAGGAGACCTAATTAAGTAACTCGGAAAATGTAGACTCTAACTCGCAGTAATGTGAAATCTTACTGTATTACACTTTATTCTGAAAATCTAGTAGAAAACACCATGAGTTTTTTAATATGACGAAAGACGAAACTATATATACTTGTAAACGTAGAgaactaaaatttatatacaatttagacattttttgttggaaatatttatgatatttttttatacaacTTTTATACGCCTCTTCCTATGAGTATTTTTAGTATTGTCGGTCAATTTCATACGAATACGCTTACCATcattaacagaaaaaaacaaaacaaaaaaacgctTATTTCATCAAGCATAGTACGGCATAAAGTAATACAAAAGAATATGATAAATTCAAAACGGcttattaagtttttgttgttgttgttgagagGATGGCATAGGTTTATTGAGTGATTCTTATCATTGGATACCTGTTGCTGACCAGAATTTTCGGCCAAATATACATAGGacttttgttgtattttctTCCATATTTAAACTATAATAAACAATgaaccaattaaaaaattgtatatgCCATCCAAGGATTTatactgatgatgatgatggtggtggttACATGACcaatgtgatgatgatgacattaatgaaaaggaaacaaaaaatctagCGGTGgctttatatatatcacataCTTGAGGAGAGTAAGGCAATAGCTAAACTAAGCAAATCTCTAAGACTTGttctcattttgtttgttcaaaatcccattaaaaaaaaacacaatgcAACCTTAAATTATTTCCGTTTAGTCTCTCTCTTCACAGTCCTGACCTCTCTCAACTCTCACAACATTACCAAATACATcccataaaaaaacaattctttaaaaaaaaaatattttgatataaacagaaaaaacaattaatggAGGCTGCAAAAGTTTACACACAAGATGGCACCGTCGACCTCCAAGGCCGTCCCGTCCTCGCCTCCAAGACCGGTCGTTGGAGAGCTTGCTCTTTCCTCCTCGGTATATGTTTTCGCAAACCTCAGATAACTATTTTCGTCTATAGATAacttgaacaaaataaaaacataaatctttaTGTAGTCTTTTGTgtctttgtgtgtgtgtgtgtgagaaGGGTATGAAGCGTTTGAGAGGATGGCGTTTTATGGAATAGCGTCGAACTTAGTGAATTATTTGACTAAAAGACTTCACGAAGATACGATCTCTTCGGTTAGAAATGTGAATAATTGGTCCGGTGCGGTTTGGATCACTCCCATAGCCGGAGCTTACATCGCTGACTCATACATCGGTCGCTTCTGGACTTTTACTGCCTCCTCTCTCATCTACGTCCTGGTATTAATTCTACAgtctcttttatttcttatggTTAAAATACGAATTAAACTCAACTAAACCAGACTTTTACAACTTTTTGAAGAAATCGAACTTAGAaatgaaccaaacaaaatatattaatttaaaaatagttCAAAAATCTGAACTGgtgaaatataattatacgAAAATGATATCAGTAATTAATAAGAGCAGAGTCTACATTATGTAtgacctatttttttttcttaagcttattaaagttttaatgGACTCGTCAATTTCTACTTTTATCTTCTCTTAAATATTCTATGTTTCAGATTTTTCATAtcaatgaatatatatttactcaAAAAATTTTGGGTTGGTCATGATAAAGAAGTATAGATGTGTGTGTTTGTCGCGTTTTGGACGTACGATCAGATAGGGTCCGTGAGCATTTATCCCAAGAAGATCCACTGCCACAAAAACTATTTGCATTTTTCTCCACTGGTTATAATACTTGAGGACAACTGTGTGGTTTCTGTTAAAGTGGATTTATATTATAGTATGAGAATATTATCTTGAAGGATCAGAAATTTCCATATATGTAGGGGAAAAATTGGTATGAATGCTAAGCAGACTGTTTTTCCTTCTTATATAGCAGAGGATTTTTTACATCACCTTGACGGCTGTTTGACAGCACTGATGTGACATCTAAGtagaaagaaatatataggccttgtttagttgtttttataGGCCATGTTTCTATAAGTAAGAGTCATTAATTAGTGTTAGTAAAGTGATGTTAGGtgtttcttacaaaacttGGGTACGTTTCTAATCATTTGGCACTGATAAGTCTGAGATGATTAGATTTAAAATAACCACAGGCTTAATGTCGACCACGTTGATCAAAATGTCGACTACGTGTCAGACTTGAAGGCACCAGTTAACGAAAGCTAACtccatcctttttttttttttttgagatttgatttctGTTAGATCCTTGGATACGTGGTTTTCCACACATATTCAAAAGGACCCACGATTATCACTTTACttcaattttattagtttagcAAACCAGATACATATCTTATCAGTAtctagagaaaaataaaaacttatgaCTTTTAAAGATCACATCTCAACCAAGTAATGACTAATAACCAAGTTTATCCAAGTGAAGAACATTTAGTTCCGTCAGATTGAGAGACATGACTCATGATTCATGAAATGTCTTCTAACTTCAAAATGTATGTAGTTGCTAGGATTTTATACCGCCAAGCGaaaaaattttctttatttttttttaaaatattttcttttaaaataatatttttacaattttaaagAGTATTTGAGacattataaacaaaaaccaatttgacgggaaaaaaaaaacaattcctaTACGTACATTTGAAACGTACAATAACATTTGGATTAAAATACCGAAGATGATTCCTTATAAGATCGTTATTCTGTTTGCAGGGGATGATTCTCTTGACAATGGCGGTAACAGTAAAATCCCTAAGACCGACATGCGAAAACGGGGTATGCAACAAGGCCTCCTCGTTACAAGTAACATTTTTCTACATATCCCTCTATACCATAGCTATTGGAGCCGGTGGAACAAAACCTAACATTTCCACATTTGGAGCGGACCAATTCGACAGTTATagcattgaagaaaaaaagcaaaaggtTTCATTCTTCAATTGGTGGATGTTTAGCTCTTTCTTAGGCGCGTTGTTTGCGACATTGGGGCTCGTCTACATCCAAGAGAATCTCGGATGGGGTTTAGGTTATGGCATCCCTACCGTAGGACTCTTGGTTTCTCTCGTTGTGTTCTATATTGGAACACCATTTTACAGGCATAAGGTTATCAAAACAGACAATTTGGCGAAAGATTTGGTTCAAGTTCCTATCGCGGCATTCAAAAACCGAAAGCTTCAGTGTCCTGATGACCACTTGGAGCTTTATGAGCTTGACTCTCATTATTACAAAAGCAATGGTAAGCATCAAGTTCATCACACGCCCGTCTTCAGGTCAGTGTTGCATATCTCATTAAAGAATTTATTtctcttaattattttctcaTATAATAAACTTATCTCAAATTCTGGTTCTAGATAAACggataatctttttttgtcctcaccactatatatatagcGAATCAAAAACCAAGAGAGTATGATTGTAGTTTGACTCCTTGACAGAGAATCATAGGCCAATAGAACCATAGGATaaaaaatctatcaaaattATGCCTTTTGTGTGTGGTGCCTGGTGCCTGGTGGTGGGTTATAAAGtggaatatatatacaatgttgttttcttttttttattaatatatctaATCTAGTGTACCTGCTCTGTAGAATTTTGTTAGTAGATGGTCCCCAGTTCTCACCTTCTACACGTTAATGTGTTCTCCAATATCACCCCACTACAGTTTCGTGCCGAAATCATTTCACATTACAAAAACTACCTAATATAGAAAACTGAAGATATCACAATTGATACAATTTTAAATGTGCGTAGCTTTACTTGTTGGCATATGAAGTATCAAACAAGTTTTTGGAACTGATTGGACCTATTCCTTCATAGCAGTTTAAAAGCTAAAATAAGTTTATTGCATCTCATCTAGAATTAGAAAATATCATGGACAAGAAAAGTCACAAAGTCATTTTCAATGACAATTCAATTCATAGATTTAGTCATTTagataaagtaaaaataatatggaTATTTCAATTACAGGTTCTTGGATAAAGCGGCCATTAAGACAAGTTCAAGAGTGCCATGTACGGTGACAAAAGTGGAAGTGGCAAAGCGTGTGCTAGGACTTATCTTTATATGGCTTGTCACTTTGATCCCAAGCACCTTGTGGGCACAAGTCAACACTCTCTTCGTCAAACAAGGGACCACGCTGGACCGAAAAATTGGATCCAACTTCCAGATCCCCGCGGCTTCATTGGGAAGCTTTGTTACGCTCTCCATGCTTCTCTCTGTGCCCATGTACGACCAATCCTTTGTTCCCTTCATGCGCAAGAAAACCGGAAACCCTAGAGGGATTACTTTACTCCAAAGACTAGGGGTAGGGTTTGCGATACAAATTGTTGCAATCGCGATTGCTTCGGCTGTGGAGGTCAAGAGGATGCGCGTGATAAAGGAATTTCACATAACTAGTCCGACACAAGTTGTGCCTATGAGCATTTTCTGGTTGCTCCCTCAGTACTCTCTTCTAGGCATTGGGGATGTGTTTAACGCAATTGGTTTGCTTGAGTTTTTCTATGATCAGTCACCTGAGGAGATGCAGAGCCTTGGAACAACGTTTTTCACGAGTGGAATCGGTCTTGGGAATTTCTTGAACAGCTTTTTGGTGACAATGATTGATAAGATCACGAGTAAAGGTGGAGGGAAGAGTTGGATTGGGAATAATTTGAATGATTCGAGGCTTGATTACTATTATGGATTTCTAGTGGTGATTTCGATAGTGAACATGGGACTTTTCGTGTGGGCAGCGAGTAAGTATGTTTACAAGAGTGATGATGACACCAAGGAGTTTAGTGGAGGAGGATGTGTTCAAATGGAGGCCAAAGCCTTAGACACATCTCCTCTTAGTATCTAATTATAGCAATGAGAGATGTGTATATAtggttttcaagaaaatttgaagttgTGCTATTCTAATTAACATGATGAATAAAACTTGAAGTTGGAAGTACCAAGGTTTACTCAAGTTCAATGGTTATGTTCTACCTGTTGAACCTATTGATTTCCTTTGGTCACATATACTTGAACATTGGCGAATTCACATGGTGTTGGTCTTAAATTCAACCAACGATATAGATCTGTTAAGCAAGTTAACTTTGAAAGTATAAGTACCAAGTGGAATAGTATTTTCCCTTAGGACAAGGGATCATTAAGTACCATAGTATGAAGCAACCGTGACATTGGACCAAACCCAAAACATCACATCGTCATCTCCTATAAGGATTCTATCTTTGACCCTAGATAAGCCGTCCAACCACAAAAGCTCTAGTCAATGGTCTTCAAATTACAATTCTGTCTGTGGCCAATTATATCGATACTTTGGTGATTAATTTAcgaaaaaattgtttttgttgggtcaaatatttaattttcaaattggttattttctaacattaattttattttgccaTTATGCAAAACACATCCCCACCGAACATTTTTTGCATGAATCCGATCAGCAAGAAGCTGGATTTTGATTAATTCGATACGCAAAGGAAACTccgaaaataaaaataaaaaaaccaaactaaatgAATTAATCAATTAATGGTAATATACAGCTGACACTTCCACCCAACCAAgaaacactatatatattacacgTAACTGCAGATCCAAAGCCAGCTACACACAAAATTTGGTGCAAGTAGCTTTTTTATAGAGTTAAGTAACATTATGTTGCTTGGATTCTAGAATAACCaacaatataaagaaaaaaggaaaaaaaaaaagggaaactCAGTTTCGTATGTATGACTCACTAATTTGATTTAAGCTacccaaaattcaaaatgcaTCTTCATCAAGgttaaatgaaattttttgtaGACCAATTGACTTCTACTTTGTACATCAATAAAACGATATTTCAACCTCATTTAATTATCAGTAATATGAATGCTAAATACTACTACTAGTACTACGTACTTACCaactaaacaatattaatatacGTTTGATAGATTAATGAGTAATGACAGGCTATTCAAGACCAACCTTGTTCacttatattaatttaatttaatttaatttattagtcACCGGATCACAAATTAtcgaaataaattaattatatgtatttgtatgtgtttgtagaatgatacaataaaaatttaaccGAAGTAGTTGTTCTCACTTTCAATGTTGCCGTATTCTAAGTCTCTTGTGGTTGGTTGAGAGAAAACacaagaagatggagaaggagGATGAGCCGTTGTAGGTTGTGGTGGAGTTGTTGGTCTTTGTGGTGGTGGTGCAATGACGGAAACACCGCCGGAGTTGTGAAATCCGGCAACTTGGGAGTTGGAAGGTACGATCAAAGTGGCGACAGCTTCTCGTTGCTTGTACTTAAGAATCTCGGATCTTACGGCCGTGAGCTCGGCTTGTAAAGCTTGGACTTGTTGTTGTAGAGCTGAGATGGCTCCCATGCATCCGTACACCGGATCTCTTAGCCTCACGTTTGCTTCATACACAAGGCTATTCGCGGCATCTGCTCTCTGGCTCTCAGGTACTTCCTGATTAGTTTGGAATTGTTACACATTGTGAGAATTTTGCCAAAAccattaatctttttttcttttaacaggGTTTGCATAGTGAAATACAGAGTAATAATCTCGAACTTTTTATAACCATCTAATTTCTCGCTatggtaaattatatatgtgtcTAATAAGAATCAATCTAACGtagctatatatatgaccACTAGATTACCATCAGTTGGTTATTGTTACATATGTAATAATGCATGCATAAATCAAGACCATATCTATGTGTGTTTTGAAATGGCTATTACCATTAGCATCTTGGAGACGTTACTAGCTCCAAAGACTTTGTGGACGGAAGCGAACTTATGAGGCTCGTGTGGGGAGAAATATGGCGAAAAGGGACATTCTTGAGCACATCTACGGCGCAAAAGCTTGCAGGCAGCACAAGGCGTAATGGTATTGAGGGTTCCGGGAGGACCCGACATTGGTCTTCTAATTCCAGCCATTTGATGAGGCCAAGCATCTGCTTCTCTTTTGATCTTCTTCCCTATCTCTTCAAATCTCTCCCTGGACAAAAGGTATTGAAAAGAGCTTTAGTTTTCAATAATAGCATGAATATTTATACGACTAAAAGGTAAAGATCAACCATATCCACCAGTTGAGGGaataaaatctaaatgatTGTAGAGAAAAAGGGTTTCACTAATGAGATGGTCACTTCGTACCTTTCTCTTGACATTCAGGCATGCTCTCAGCGAATcgcaaagagaaaagaaaagaaaaaacagagaaaaggagaaagaaacaaaaagagaaatattaaAGTCAAGTGACTCTTAAAGAGGGTGCGAAGGAAGATAGCCAAGGAAGGCTTTAAAGGCAAGTAAAATACCAAGTGAAAGATTTAGTGATCACGATGTATATACTTATTTTGTATGTGTGAGTGTATGCATGTGTCCAATGTCCATACATCGATAGATGAGCTGGCTTATGATAGAAATTTCTTATGGAGATGAAAAGAGGATTTGGTAACTCGAGAGCCAGAATAGTCTCTCTTTTTAACAGGAAAACAACTGAAGATATCTAGTTAGTAAAGACTGAAGAGCTGTATTCACTGCTTAAGCACGTGACCCGTGagggtttttttatttttatttttgactttACGAATCTGATCACACGTTAGTTATACGTACTTATGTAGTCATTCATTCATCGGTCAGGCAACAACAGATTGATTTCGTGCTTAATGCCtacttttaatgtttttgttttcccataGCCGCATTTGGACTTTTGCTTCACATTTATAGCACACCTCTTTCCTATTCCTTTTCCTCAATTAGGATGTAATTAAATAAGTTAAATTCAActttatatgattcaaaaaatttaCAGATCATAATTTTTGgaaatcatataaatgtaAACGACTAAACCGTTGCTAACGAATGGACCGCGGGCTGAGTAGTTTACTATAGATAAATagtttttaaggtttataaTAGTAAAAAGTTGGTGAAGGATTTAGAGAAGATATTGTTAGACGTATTCTcttcattattaaaaaaaaaagagagaatgagaattgatagtttgatgattttgacaTGTTAGTTTCTtgtcaaaatcaagaaaactcATCATCTCTTGTATATAAGGactcattttatatttgatcattatatacatatgtgttgttattttgaaaatgagttaaaataatcatatttaattattatatttgtgtACGAAATAGACTATATGTACGTATGCATGTATAGTTAGGTAtgtattttgtatatgttcTACGTATCGATAATTCATAAATAGAAGAAGGAAGATGCAAAGGATCTTcgtcaaagaaaataaaccataaaataaaGGAGAATTCAACAAATACCAAATCtgatgaatataattttaggTTTAGCATTGTGTAAGCCTATGTACTCtcattttaatgatatttacattcttatcaacaaaagaaatagaatTTATTTTGACTGTTATCCAGCTATCAATTTTAGGCCCATATACCGTCTCTAGGTCCGTTTTTGTAGATAGTACCAAAATAGTCTTCCTTATAGCCCTACTCAAAACATGAACCAAGAACACACGAACTATCaacatctcttctttctttccctctatttagaaaaaataaattttacaattcGGATGTGAGGAAGAATGCAAGATGCAGAGCGGTGATATATCAAAGTGTGTTGTGAAAAAAAGAGGGTGGTATTATACGTTAGAACATTTAGtatttcaatttaaaatcgaatagaaagaagaagattgcttAGACTCAAAGAAAGTTTTGCACTTGTATGTATTCTTGTTTGACCCGTATTTGTAGCCTAAATCGTCGCCCCGGTGTTCTCTCTTTAACTTAGAATTTTATATCTAGCAAAGAAAGTTAtttaacaataaataataataatataaagtaGATTAATCTTTCAAATTCAACAATCCactttcaaaattgaaaactggaaaataaaactaattgagttaaaaaataaaataaattataacagcttattttggaaatataatttttttccacAAAACGTCTCGAAGCTTTGAACGCGAGTTATAGGTGAGTCTGAGAACCcatatatctttctttatcGGGGCTGAACCGGTGACACTACTCCCAAAcaaagtttaaactttaaaacatcaaacatggTTTTAGGAACGCAAGTTCTTTCTAATGACAACAATGAGACTACTTAAAGTTTAGTTTTTCTAACACATTTTtccgaaaagaaaaaaaaacgtttgaaCTTTTTCCCAACTTAGAAGCTGACGCTGGGCCGTTAGCGTGGtatcaaaacatataacaCTTTCATTAACCCGTTTGAtaatgtaagttttttttgttggcagATTTTTGGATGGATTAGTCCATCTAGGATCACAATCTTAAAGACTTTACACCAAACATATTTCATCTTATAACCGTGGGTCTTGTAGATtgattttctccttttttagtctatttttaaaagagtAGTCCCAACGTAACCCATCCCATGAAGTAACAATTTCTCTCCACTCCGTGGGCCTCAAACTCCTGTTGAAAGGCCTTGCTATCTCTACGTAGTTAACTAAAATTCTAGGGACGGGAAAAGAAATAATGTATTTAGTTGCATGGTAAAAATTAACACAATTCAATTAACAGTAATCATAATAGacaaatattttctcttataaggaaaacaatatataagcCTACGTCCaccatttattttttcttacttcaTTTTCTACTACATTTCTTTGCCACCAACTCGTATGCCCCTTCAATGAATGATAGCACTTAAAGACTTGATCCATCAAAACTTCTACCACGTGCGCATGATCATGAGTGGCCAAGGACTTTGACAGCCTTGGGTCAAGAATTAAATCCTAGATAtaattgttcttcttgttaaaATTTACTTCACTGTTTTCTTACAGTGAATTCGTTATTTCAAAGATCTTTGTCTCAAACAGTTTTCGTACATCCGAATCTTCTTCCCTTAATA
It encodes the following:
- a CDS encoding Major facilitator superfamily protein (Major facilitator superfamily protein; FUNCTIONS IN: transporter activity; INVOLVED IN: oligopeptide transport, response to nematode; LOCATED IN: membrane; EXPRESSED IN: 22 plant structures; EXPRESSED DURING: 13 growth stages; CONTAINS InterPro DOMAIN/s: Oligopeptide transporter (InterPro:IPR000109), Major facilitator superfamily, general substrate transporter (InterPro:IPR016196); BEST Arabidopsis thaliana protein match is: peptide transporter 3 (TAIR:AT5G46050.1); Has 7555 Blast hits to 7238 proteins in 1401 species: Archae - 0; Bacteria - 3710; Metazoa - 634; Fungi - 431; Plants - 2228; Viruses - 0; Other Eukaryotes - 552 (source: NCBI BLink).), with protein sequence MEAAKVYTQDGTVDLQGRPVLASKTGRWRACSFLLGYEAFERMAFYGIASNLVNYLTKRLHEDTISSVRNVNNWSGAVWITPIAGAYIADSYIGRFWTFTASSLIYVLGMILLTMAVTVKSLRPTCENGVCNKASSLQVTFFYISLYTIAIGAGGTKPNISTFGADQFDSYSIEEKKQKVSFFNWWMFSSFLGALFATLGLVYIQENLGWGLGYGIPTVGLLVSLVVFYIGTPFYRHKVIKTDNLAKDLVQVPIAAFKNRKLQCPDDHLELYELDSHYYKSNGKHQVHHTPVFRFLDKAAIKTSSRVPCTVTKVEVAKRVLGLIFIWLVTLIPSTLWAQVNTLFVKQGTTLDRKIGSNFQIPAASLGSFVTLSMLLSVPMYDQSFVPFMRKKTGNPRGITLLQRLGVGFAIQIVAIAIASAVEVKRMRVIKEFHITSPTQVVPMSIFWLLPQYSLLGIGDVFNAIGLLEFFYDQSPEEMQSLGTTFFTSGIGLGNFLNSFLVTMIDKITSKGGGKSWIGNNLNDSRLDYYYGFLVVISIVNMGLFVWAASKYVYKSDDDTKEFSGGGCVQMEAKALDTSPLSI
- the LBD15 gene encoding LOB domain-containing protein 15 (LOB domain-containing protein 15 (LBD15); CONTAINS InterPro DOMAIN/s: Lateral organ boundaries, LOB (InterPro:IPR004883); BEST Arabidopsis thaliana protein match is: LOB domain-containing protein 13 (TAIR:AT2G30340.1); Has 1010 Blast hits to 1005 proteins in 26 species: Archae - 0; Bacteria - 0; Metazoa - 2; Fungi - 2; Plants - 1006; Viruses - 0; Other Eukaryotes - 0 (source: NCBI BLink).) codes for the protein MSRERERFEEIGKKIKREADAWPHQMAGIRRPMSGPPGTLNTITPCAACKLLRRRCAQECPFSPYFSPHEPHKFASVHKVFGASNVSKMLMEVPESQRADAANSLVYEANVRLRDPVYGCMGAISALQQQVQALQAELTAVRSEILKYKQREAVATLIVPSNSQVAGFHNSGGVSVIAPPPQRPTTPPQPTTAHPPSPSSCVFSQPTTRDLEYGNIESENNYFG
- the LBD15 gene encoding LOB domain-containing protein 15, whose amino-acid sequence is MAGIRRPMSGPPGTLNTITPCAACKLLRRRCAQECPFSPYFSPHEPHKFASVHKVFGASNVSKMLMEVPESQRADAANSLVYEANVRLRDPVYGCMGAISALQQQVQALQAELTAVRSEILKYKQREAVATLIVPSNSQVAGFHNSGGVSVIAPPPQRPTTPPQPTTAHPPSPSSCVFSQPTTRDLEYGNIESENNYFG